The following proteins are encoded in a genomic region of Mycobacterium sp. 155:
- the recO gene encoding DNA repair protein RecO encodes MRLYRDRAVVLRQHKLGEADRIVTLLTRDHGLVRAVAKGVRRTRSKFGARLEPFAHIDVQLHPGRNLDIVTQVQAIDAFAADIVSDYGRYTCACAMLETAERLAGEERAPMPALHRLTVAALRAVADGARARELVLDSYLLRAMGVAGWAPALTECARCAAPGPHRAFHVAAGGSVCVHCRPSGSSTPPQAVLDLMTALHDGDWEYAETTTSGHRSQASGLIAAHLQWHLERQLRTLPLVERTYRVDRTVADRRAALVGQDMAHGIQTGQDHLPAASPGA; translated from the coding sequence ATGCGGCTGTACCGGGATCGGGCGGTAGTGCTGCGCCAGCACAAGCTCGGCGAGGCCGACCGGATCGTCACCCTGCTCACCCGCGACCACGGTTTGGTCCGCGCGGTGGCCAAGGGTGTGCGGCGTACCCGCAGTAAGTTCGGTGCCCGGCTGGAGCCGTTTGCTCACATCGACGTTCAGCTCCATCCCGGCCGCAATCTCGACATCGTCACGCAGGTTCAGGCCATTGACGCCTTTGCTGCCGACATCGTCAGTGACTACGGCCGCTACACGTGTGCGTGCGCCATGTTGGAGACTGCCGAACGGTTGGCCGGCGAGGAGCGGGCGCCGATGCCCGCACTGCACCGGCTGACGGTGGCGGCGCTGCGAGCGGTCGCCGACGGTGCCCGCGCTCGGGAGCTGGTTCTCGACTCTTACCTGCTGCGGGCGATGGGGGTGGCCGGCTGGGCGCCGGCGCTGACCGAATGTGCCCGCTGTGCCGCGCCGGGTCCGCACCGCGCATTCCACGTCGCCGCCGGCGGCAGTGTGTGCGTGCATTGCCGGCCCAGCGGATCGTCCACGCCGCCGCAGGCGGTACTCGATCTGATGACGGCGCTGCATGACGGCGACTGGGAGTATGCCGAGACGACGACGTCGGGGCACCGCAGCCAGGCCAGCGGGCTCATCGCGGCGCACCTGCAGTGGCATCTGGAACGTCAGTTGCGGACATTGCCTCTGGTGGAGCGGACCTACCGGGTGGATCGGACAGTCGCCGACCGACGGGCCGCGCTGGTCGGGCAGGATATGGCACATGGCATTCAAACGGGGCAAGATCACCTACCCGCAGCTTCCCCCGGCGCCTGA
- the era gene encoding GTPase Era, whose protein sequence is MTDDVEFRSGFVCFVGRPNTGKSTLTNALVGSKVAITSNRPQTTRHTIRGIVHREDFQIILVDTPGLHRPRTLLGQRLNDLVKDTYSEVDVIGLCIPADEAIGPGDRWIYQQIRAVAPKTTLIVIVTKIDKVSKDRVAAQLMAVSELVRGREEQSGSRGREEQSESSPDTEIVPVSATANEQLDVLTDVLVSKLPPGPAYYPDGELTDEPEEVLMAELIREAALEGVRDELPHSLAVVIEDVEERPGRDADNPLIDVHAILYVERDSQKGIVIGKGGARLREVGTAARTQIEKLLGTKVYLDLRVKIAKNWQRDPKQLGRLGF, encoded by the coding sequence ATGACCGACGATGTCGAATTCCGTTCCGGCTTTGTGTGTTTCGTCGGCCGGCCCAACACCGGCAAGTCGACGCTGACCAACGCGCTGGTCGGCAGCAAGGTCGCGATCACGTCGAATCGGCCGCAGACCACGCGGCACACCATCCGCGGCATCGTGCACCGTGAGGACTTCCAGATCATCCTGGTCGACACACCGGGCTTGCACCGGCCCCGCACCCTGCTGGGCCAGCGGCTCAACGATCTGGTCAAGGACACGTACTCCGAGGTCGATGTGATCGGCTTGTGCATCCCCGCCGACGAGGCGATCGGCCCGGGAGACCGCTGGATATATCAGCAGATCCGTGCGGTCGCACCGAAGACCACCCTGATCGTGATCGTCACCAAGATCGACAAGGTGTCCAAGGATCGCGTCGCCGCACAGTTGATGGCGGTCAGTGAACTGGTCCGCGGACGCGAGGAGCAATCAGGATCCCGCGGACGCGAGGAGCAATCAGAATCGAGCCCCGACACTGAGATCGTCCCGGTGTCGGCCACCGCCAACGAACAACTCGACGTGCTCACCGATGTCCTCGTCTCCAAGCTGCCGCCGGGCCCCGCGTATTACCCCGACGGTGAGCTGACCGACGAGCCCGAGGAAGTCCTCATGGCCGAGCTGATCCGCGAGGCCGCGCTGGAAGGCGTGCGCGACGAACTGCCGCACTCCCTGGCCGTGGTGATCGAGGACGTCGAGGAACGGCCAGGACGCGATGCCGACAATCCCCTCATCGACGTGCACGCGATCCTCTATGTCGAGCGGGACAGTCAGAAGGGCATCGTCATCGGCAAAGGCGGTGCACGGCTGCGCGAGGTCGGCACCGCGGCCCGCACCCAGATCGAAAAGCTGCTCGGCACAAAGGTTTATCTGGATCTGCGGGTCAAGATCGCCAAGAACTGGCAGCGTGACCCCAAACAGCTCGGGCGACTCGGCTTCTGA
- a CDS encoding Fur family transcriptional regulator, which produces MTGTVRSTRQRAAIADLLNETEGFRSAQELHDELRSRGEGIGLTTVYRTLQAMAGAGAVDTLRTDTGESVYRRCSAHHHHHLVCRNCGSTVEVSGGNVETWAADVAREHGFSDISHTIEIFGVCGDCVGSAD; this is translated from the coding sequence GTGACCGGAACGGTCCGATCCACCCGGCAGCGGGCAGCGATCGCGGACCTGCTCAACGAAACCGAGGGGTTCCGGTCCGCCCAGGAATTGCACGACGAGCTCCGGAGCCGCGGCGAGGGCATCGGCCTGACCACGGTGTATCGCACGCTCCAGGCGATGGCCGGCGCGGGCGCCGTCGACACCCTGCGCACCGACACCGGTGAATCGGTGTACCGCCGGTGCTCGGCACACCATCACCACCACCTGGTGTGCCGCAATTGCGGTTCCACAGTCGAGGTGTCCGGTGGCAACGTGGAGACCTGGGCCGCCGATGTCGCCCGCGAGCACGGCTTCTCCGATATCAGCCACACCATCGAGATCTTCGGGGTGTGCGGCGACTGTGTCGGATCAGCCGACTGA
- a CDS encoding amidase, protein MGKSTATDSTSPVLDTLVNQLYQLASGAVTSEQLVQRSLHAIAASQSTLNAFRVVLAEQAMTDATAADRKRAAGEQLPLLGIPIAVKDDVDIAGVPTRFGTDADVRPATADSEVVRRLREAGAVIVGKTNTCELGQWPFTGGPAFGHTRNPWSRKHSAGGSSGGSAAAVAAGLVSAAIGSDGAGSVRIPAAWTHLVGIKPQRGRISTSPLPEAFNGITVNGVLARTVSDAALVLDAASGNATDDLHQPPPVQTADYVGQAPGPLRVAMSTAFPFTGFRARLNPEILAGLHTVAEQLGQLGHSVVRKDPHYSRRMSWDFLSRSTAGLLDWAERLGEQHHGVNYDERTVINMRIGRLLSEDVLRKARAHEAEARRRVGWIFNLVDVIIAPTTALPPPLTHEFDRLSWTATERAAIRYCPITWPWNLLGWPAISVPAGFTSDGLPIGVQLMGPANSEPLLISLAAELEAINDWVARQPAPWWHTPEATSPQQQRIE, encoded by the coding sequence ATGGGAAAATCCACGGCCACCGACTCGACCTCTCCAGTCCTGGATACCCTCGTCAATCAGCTCTACCAGCTCGCCAGTGGCGCCGTCACATCTGAGCAACTGGTACAGCGGTCACTGCATGCCATCGCCGCCAGCCAGTCCACGCTCAACGCGTTCCGGGTGGTCCTCGCCGAGCAGGCGATGACCGACGCCACCGCCGCCGACCGCAAACGCGCGGCCGGTGAGCAACTGCCGCTGCTGGGAATTCCCATCGCCGTCAAGGACGACGTCGACATTGCCGGGGTGCCCACCCGCTTCGGCACCGACGCCGATGTCCGACCGGCCACGGCCGACTCCGAGGTGGTGCGCCGGCTCAGAGAGGCCGGCGCGGTCATCGTCGGCAAGACCAACACCTGCGAGCTCGGGCAGTGGCCGTTCACCGGTGGACCGGCATTCGGCCACACCCGCAATCCGTGGTCACGTAAACACAGCGCGGGCGGCTCCTCCGGCGGCAGCGCGGCAGCCGTAGCCGCCGGACTGGTCAGCGCGGCCATCGGCTCGGACGGCGCGGGCAGCGTCCGCATCCCCGCGGCCTGGACCCACCTGGTCGGTATCAAACCGCAGCGCGGACGGATCTCCACCTCGCCGCTGCCCGAAGCGTTCAACGGCATCACCGTCAACGGGGTGCTGGCCCGTACCGTCAGCGACGCCGCACTGGTACTCGACGCCGCATCGGGCAATGCCACCGACGACCTGCACCAACCACCACCCGTGCAGACCGCCGACTACGTAGGTCAAGCGCCGGGGCCGCTGCGGGTCGCGATGTCGACGGCCTTCCCGTTCACCGGATTTCGGGCCAGGCTGAACCCGGAGATCCTCGCCGGGCTGCACACCGTCGCCGAACAACTCGGCCAGCTGGGACACAGCGTCGTCAGAAAAGACCCCCATTACAGCCGCCGGATGTCGTGGGATTTCCTATCGCGCTCCACTGCCGGACTGCTGGACTGGGCCGAGAGACTCGGCGAGCAACACCACGGTGTCAACTACGACGAACGCACTGTGATCAACATGCGCATCGGCCGGTTGCTCTCCGAGGATGTGCTGCGCAAAGCCAGGGCCCACGAAGCTGAGGCACGACGCCGCGTCGGCTGGATCTTCAACCTCGTCGACGTCATCATCGCGCCCACCACCGCCCTGCCACCGCCCCTGACGCACGAATTCGACCGGCTCAGCTGGACCGCCACCGAACGCGCAGCCATCCGATACTGCCCGATAACCTGGCCGTGGAACCTGCTGGGCTGGCCGGCAATCAGCGTCCCGGCCGGCTTCACCTCCGACGGGTTGCCAATCGGCGTGCAACTGATGGGTCCGGCCAACAGTGAGCCGCTGTTGATCTCACTGGCCGCCGAGTTGGAAGCGATCAACGATTGGGTCGCCAGACAACCCGCGCCGTGGTGGCACACTCCGGAGGCGACTTCGCCGCAGCAGCAAAGAATCGAGTAG
- a CDS encoding decaprenyl diphosphate synthase, whose protein sequence is MAFKRGKITYPQLPPAPEDYPTFPDTSTWPVVFPELPPNTNGRFSRPPQHTSKASAPQIPADQVPNHVAVVMDGNGRWATQRGLGRTEGHKMGEAVLIDVTCGAIELGIKHLSVYAFSTENWKRSTEEVRFLMGFNREVVRRRRENLDAMGVNMRWVGSRPRMWRSVIKEFDIAEQMTVDNDVITVNYCVNYGGRTEIVEAARALAEDAVAGTVNPSRISEASFAKHLHRPDIPDVDLFIRTSGERRASNFLLWQAAYAEFVFQDKLWPDYDRRDLWAACEEYVNRNRRFGRA, encoded by the coding sequence ATGGCATTCAAACGGGGCAAGATCACCTACCCGCAGCTTCCCCCGGCGCCTGAGGACTATCCGACCTTCCCTGACACGTCGACCTGGCCGGTCGTTTTCCCGGAGTTGCCGCCCAATACCAACGGCCGCTTCTCGCGCCCGCCGCAGCACACCTCGAAGGCTTCCGCGCCGCAGATCCCGGCAGACCAGGTGCCCAATCATGTCGCGGTGGTGATGGACGGCAACGGTCGCTGGGCCACCCAGCGGGGGCTGGGCCGGACCGAGGGACACAAGATGGGTGAGGCGGTGTTGATCGACGTCACCTGCGGCGCCATCGAACTCGGTATCAAACACTTGAGTGTGTACGCGTTTTCGACCGAGAACTGGAAGCGCAGCACCGAGGAAGTCCGGTTCTTGATGGGCTTCAACCGGGAGGTGGTGCGCCGCCGCCGGGAGAATCTGGATGCCATGGGTGTGAACATGCGGTGGGTCGGCTCACGGCCCAGGATGTGGCGCAGCGTCATCAAGGAGTTCGATATCGCCGAGCAGATGACTGTCGACAACGATGTCATCACCGTCAATTACTGCGTGAACTACGGCGGGCGTACCGAGATCGTGGAGGCGGCTAGGGCGCTCGCCGAAGACGCAGTAGCGGGCACCGTGAATCCGAGCCGCATCAGCGAGGCGTCGTTCGCCAAACACCTGCACCGGCCCGACATCCCCGATGTCGACCTGTTCATCCGCACTTCGGGGGAGCGGCGAGCCAGCAACTTCCTGCTCTGGCAGGCCGCGTACGCGGAGTTCGTGTTCCAAGACAAGCTGTGGCCCGATTACGACCGTCGCGATCTGTGGGCGGCCTGCGAGGAATACGTCAACCGCAACCGTCGCTTCGGCAGGGCGTGA
- a CDS encoding polyketide synthase, which yields MTRTVLDDVDHIVVSGMSVEAPGGVHTPAAYWAALSESRELIGPLPRDRGWPVDDMMSLSRIDGWADVCDAGGFLDDPGAFDPAFFNIGQVEATITSPQIRLAMKTAWKAVENTGINPAALEGEEAGCFVGAYPTEYGPSASQVDEYGGYRTVGLVTESIAGRVSHSLGLAGPSATVNTACASSLTALHLAAASVRNGECDWALAGGVCIMGSPAIIYDFAKHNALAVDGHCRAYADDATGTVWGEGAGFVVVEHESRARREGHRVFGRILGSHYNHNGKGKAILTPSADAQAALIRRVMATAGVEAADIGMIEGHGTATRAGDRAELTALASTYGAAGSNALVGSSKSNLGHAQAAAGMLGVIKVLLAGWHGQVPASLFTESPTTQVDWDRSGLRLAAKLQPWEPTRGSRYGAVSSYGAGGVNAHTIIGMPAGEERDDF from the coding sequence ATGACCCGGACGGTGCTCGATGACGTCGACCACATCGTCGTCTCCGGAATGTCGGTGGAGGCGCCGGGCGGTGTTCACACCCCGGCCGCCTACTGGGCCGCACTGAGCGAGTCCCGGGAACTGATCGGTCCGCTGCCTCGCGATCGCGGCTGGCCGGTGGACGACATGATGTCGCTGTCACGAATCGACGGATGGGCCGACGTGTGTGACGCCGGTGGCTTTCTCGACGATCCGGGCGCGTTCGATCCGGCGTTCTTCAATATCGGCCAGGTCGAGGCGACGATTACCAGTCCGCAGATCCGGCTCGCGATGAAGACGGCGTGGAAAGCGGTGGAGAACACCGGAATCAACCCCGCAGCTCTCGAGGGGGAGGAGGCCGGCTGTTTCGTCGGGGCGTACCCCACAGAGTATGGACCGTCAGCTTCCCAGGTAGACGAGTACGGCGGATATCGCACAGTCGGTCTCGTCACCGAGAGCATCGCCGGACGCGTGTCGCACTCTCTCGGATTGGCCGGTCCGTCGGCGACCGTCAACACCGCGTGTGCGTCGTCGCTGACGGCGCTGCATCTGGCCGCTGCGTCGGTTCGCAATGGCGAGTGCGATTGGGCGCTCGCCGGCGGGGTGTGCATCATGGGATCACCGGCGATCATCTACGACTTCGCCAAACACAACGCCCTTGCGGTTGACGGACATTGCCGCGCATACGCTGACGACGCCACCGGAACGGTGTGGGGCGAGGGTGCGGGCTTCGTCGTCGTCGAACACGAGTCGCGCGCTCGACGCGAGGGGCACCGGGTGTTCGGCCGAATCCTTGGCAGCCACTACAACCACAACGGCAAAGGGAAGGCGATCCTGACGCCAAGTGCGGACGCCCAGGCCGCACTGATCCGACGTGTCATGGCGACCGCCGGAGTCGAGGCAGCCGATATCGGCATGATCGAAGGGCACGGCACCGCGACGCGTGCCGGGGATCGGGCCGAACTCACCGCTTTGGCAAGCACTTACGGTGCCGCGGGATCGAACGCCTTGGTCGGATCGTCGAAATCCAATCTCGGACACGCCCAGGCCGCCGCAGGGATGCTCGGTGTGATCAAGGTGCTGCTCGCCGGTTGGCACGGCCAGGTGCCGGCGTCGCTGTTCACGGAAAGCCCTACGACCCAAGTGGATTGGGATCGTTCCGGCCTGCGATTGGCCGCCAAGTTGCAACCGTGGGAGCCCACGCGGGGAAGCAGGTACGGTGCCGTGTCGTCGTACGGAGCCGGCGGGGTCAACGCACACACCATCATCGGTATGCCGGCAGGAGAGGAGCGGGACGATTTCTGA
- a CDS encoding glycine--tRNA ligase: MASIIDTVANLAKRRGLVYQSGEIYGGTKSAWDYGPLGVELKENIKRQWWRSVITGRDDVVGLDSAIILPRQVWVASGHVEVFNDPLVESLITHKRYRADHLIEAYEAKHGCPPPNGLADIRDPETGDPGQWTEPRDFNMMLKTYLGPIESEEGLHYLRPETAQGIFVNFANVVTTARKKPPFGIGQIGKSFRNEITPGNFIFRTREFEQMEMEFFVEPATAPEWHKYWIDTRLQWYTDLGIKRENLRLYEHPLEKLSHYSAGTTDIEYKFGFAGNPWGELEGIANRTNFDLSTHSEHSGVDLSFYDQATDTRYVPYVIEPAAGLTRSLMAFLVDSYTEDEAPNAKGGVDKRTVLKLDPRLAPVKAAVLPLSRHADLSPKARDLSAELRKSWNVEFDDAGAIGRRYRRQDEIGTPYCVTVDFDTLEDGAVTIRERDAMTQERVALDKVSDYLAVRLKGC; the protein is encoded by the coding sequence GTGGCATCCATCATCGACACCGTTGCGAACCTGGCCAAACGCCGTGGTCTGGTCTACCAGTCCGGCGAAATCTACGGCGGCACGAAGTCGGCGTGGGATTACGGGCCACTCGGCGTCGAGCTCAAAGAGAACATCAAGCGGCAGTGGTGGCGGTCGGTGATCACCGGTCGCGATGATGTCGTCGGCCTGGACAGCGCGATCATCCTGCCCCGGCAGGTGTGGGTGGCTTCCGGTCACGTCGAGGTGTTCAACGATCCGCTGGTGGAGTCGCTGATCACGCACAAGCGTTACCGTGCTGACCATCTCATCGAGGCCTACGAGGCCAAGCACGGTTGTCCGCCGCCCAACGGCCTGGCCGACATCCGCGATCCCGAGACCGGTGATCCCGGCCAGTGGACCGAGCCGCGCGACTTCAACATGATGCTCAAGACCTACCTCGGGCCGATCGAGAGCGAGGAAGGTCTGCACTACCTGCGGCCTGAGACCGCGCAGGGTATCTTCGTCAACTTCGCCAACGTGGTGACCACCGCGCGCAAGAAGCCGCCGTTCGGTATCGGCCAGATCGGCAAGAGCTTCCGCAACGAGATCACGCCGGGCAACTTCATCTTCCGCACCCGCGAGTTCGAGCAGATGGAGATGGAGTTCTTCGTCGAGCCCGCGACAGCGCCCGAATGGCACAAGTACTGGATCGACACCCGGCTGCAGTGGTACACCGACCTGGGTATCAAGCGTGAGAACCTGCGCCTGTACGAGCACCCGCTGGAGAAGCTGTCGCACTACAGCGCAGGCACCACCGACATCGAGTACAAGTTCGGCTTTGCCGGTAACCCGTGGGGCGAGCTGGAAGGCATCGCCAACCGCACCAACTTCGACTTGTCCACGCACTCAGAGCATTCCGGTGTCGACCTGTCGTTCTACGATCAGGCCACCGATACCCGCTACGTGCCGTATGTGATCGAGCCGGCGGCCGGCCTGACCCGCTCGCTGATGGCGTTCCTGGTCGATTCGTATACCGAGGACGAGGCGCCTAACGCCAAGGGCGGGGTGGACAAGCGCACGGTGCTCAAGCTCGACCCGCGGCTGGCTCCGGTCAAGGCCGCGGTGCTGCCGCTGTCCCGGCATGCGGATCTCTCGCCCAAGGCCCGCGACCTGTCTGCCGAGCTGCGCAAGAGTTGGAACGTCGAGTTCGACGACGCCGGGGCGATCGGCCGCCGCTACCGCCGCCAGGACGAGATCGGCACGCCGTACTGCGTGACGGTCGACTTCGACACCCTTGAGGACGGTGCGGTCACCATCCGCGAACGTGATGCCATGACGCAGGAGCGTGTCGCGCTGGACAAGGTGTCCGACTATCTGGCGGTGCGGCTGAAGGGCTGCTGA
- a CDS encoding thioesterase II family protein, with protein sequence MRQRQGWIRKFHNPDPVGRQPLLIFPHAGAGASWYRQFSRVLSEHFDVIAFQYPGRQDRAGEPPLTSLPDIAAGAFAEFEASQYNCGTPLMTFGHSMGAHISFEFARIAERAGVKIRQLTVVAAVAPHRLAGKPPAPKDDDGLLQHLRFLGGTNADVVADPELVKMTFPVVRADHRAAESYRCDPTTRVTAGIRVLGGAHDPIVTMADLHGWHDHSDDVEVTMFDGGHFFLTDHYDAIRDLLAGCEVRR encoded by the coding sequence GTGCGTCAGAGACAGGGATGGATCAGGAAGTTCCACAACCCGGACCCGGTCGGCCGGCAACCGCTGCTGATCTTTCCGCACGCCGGTGCTGGAGCATCGTGGTACCGGCAGTTCTCACGGGTGCTCAGTGAGCACTTCGACGTCATCGCCTTTCAGTACCCAGGCAGGCAGGACCGCGCGGGCGAGCCGCCGCTGACGTCGCTGCCGGATATCGCAGCCGGCGCCTTCGCAGAATTCGAAGCGTCGCAATATAACTGCGGTACACCGCTTATGACCTTCGGGCACAGTATGGGCGCGCACATCTCGTTCGAGTTCGCCAGAATCGCCGAGAGGGCCGGTGTGAAGATCCGGCAGTTGACGGTGGTCGCCGCGGTCGCGCCGCACCGATTGGCCGGCAAGCCGCCCGCCCCCAAAGACGACGACGGCCTGCTGCAACACCTGCGGTTCCTCGGCGGCACCAACGCCGACGTCGTTGCCGATCCCGAGCTGGTCAAGATGACGTTCCCGGTCGTGCGTGCCGACCATCGGGCCGCGGAGTCCTACCGCTGCGATCCGACTACCAGAGTGACCGCGGGTATTCGCGTCCTCGGTGGAGCGCACGACCCTATCGTCACGATGGCCGACCTCCACGGCTGGCATGACCACAGCGACGACGTCGAGGTCACGATGTTCGACGGCGGACACTTCTTCCTCACCGACCACTACGATGCGATCCGGGACCTGTTGGCGGGGTGTGAGGTTCGCCGATGA
- a CDS encoding helix-turn-helix transcriptional regulator yields the protein MKTVSNLTESTSPDHHADHDTVRDHDSAPAPELPPREILETAGELLRALAAPVRIAIVLQLRQSGRCVHELVDVLDVPQPLVSQHLRILKQAGVVSSERAGREVLYRLVDHHLSHIVVDAVTHAGEDRR from the coding sequence ATGAAAACCGTTTCCAACTTGACTGAATCTACGTCACCGGATCACCACGCCGATCACGACACGGTGCGCGATCACGACAGCGCGCCGGCACCGGAGTTGCCGCCGCGCGAGATCCTCGAAACCGCCGGCGAGTTGCTGCGCGCTCTGGCCGCGCCGGTGCGGATCGCGATCGTGCTGCAGCTGCGGCAGTCGGGACGCTGTGTCCACGAGCTGGTCGATGTCCTCGACGTGCCACAACCTCTGGTCAGCCAACACCTGCGCATCCTGAAACAAGCCGGCGTGGTGTCCAGTGAGCGGGCCGGGCGCGAGGTGCTCTACCGCCTCGTCGACCACCACCTGTCCCACATCGTCGTCGACGCGGTCACCCACGCCGGCGAGGACAGGCGGTGA